CTGATTTAAAAAATAGAGTTTCAGTATTAGAACGTGAAGAACCTCAATATAAAGGTTTTTAAGCAGACTGGAGGAAATTGCTATGTCTCACCTACCTGAATGGACACTTGTCATTCTCCGTTCTGTATTTATATTAATAATGTTATTCGCTATCACAAAATGGTTAGGAAAAAGACAAATTTCTCAACTTTCCTTTTTTGAATATATAGCGGGGATGACAATTGGTGATATTGCTGCTCAAGTATCTACAGGGCTAGATCAAAAGTTTTTCCATGGTGTCTTTGCGATACTTATTTTCGCTGCAGTACCTTTTTTCACAGGTATTCTTTCCTTAAAGAACAAAACAGCTAGAGATTTTTTTGAAGGGAAGTCCACCGTTTTAATAAAGGACGGTAAAGTACTTGAAGATAATTTAAAAAAAGAAAAATATACAAGCGACGAATTACTCGAGCTTCTCAGAGGAAAAAGTGCATTCAACATAGCTGATGTGGAATTTGCTGTATTAGAACCGAGCGGGGAGTTAAATGTATTATTGAAGAAAGATCGCCAGCCGCTTACAGCGAAGGATATAGGGTTAAAAGTACCAAATGAAAAAGAAACACATACAGTCATTATGGACGGTAATGTACTAGACGAACCACTTTCAGCGAGTGGACATAACCGTGCTTGGTTGCACTCTGAATTAGAAAAACTTGGTGTTGTCATTGAAAATGTCTTTCTCGGTCAAGTTGATTCATACGGACAACTTACCATTGACATCTATAATGATAAACTCCAAATGCCTTCCCCACAAAATAAACCTTTATTATTAGCATCCTTAAAAAAATGCAATGCGGATCTTGAATTATTCTCTTTAGAAACGAAATCAAAAGCAGCTAGTGAAATGTATAGTAAAAATGCAAAACAAATCGAAAACATTTTAAATAAAGTATCTTATCTTTTAAAAGAATAGGAACCGAGAGAACGCTTCTATATAAAAGGCGTTCTTTTGTTTTCCTCCCGCCCCCATCACGTTTAAATTTATGTAATTCGGTTATGATGTTGAAGATACATAAGCAGGGAATTTTAAAAATATAGCGAATAAATCATGATACAACTACGTATTTTTTTGATTTAAAGTGGTTTTGTTTGACCTTTATTGACCATAATTGTATTATAAGACTAAGAAAGCTTTCAAAGGAGGAAATAACAGATGAATTTAATTCCTACAGTAATTGAACAAACAAATCGTGGAGAACGCGCTTACGATATTTACTCTCGACTATTAAAAGACCGCATCATTATGCTTGGTAGCGCAATTGATGACAACGTAGCAAACTCAATCGTTTCCCAGCTTTTATTCTTAGAATCTCAGGATCCAGAAAAAGATATTCACATTTACATCAACAGCCCTGGTGGTTCTATTACAGCGGGTATGGCAATTTACGATACAATGCAGTTTATTAAACCACAAGTATCAACAATTTGTATCGGTATGGCAGCATCTATGGGTGCATTCTTACTTGCAGCGGGGGAAAAAGGAAAACGTTTCGCACTTCCAAACAGTGAAGTTATGATTCACCAACCACTTGGTGGGGCACAAGGTCAAGCGACTGAAATCGAAATCGCTGCAAAACGTATCCTATTCTTACGTGAAAAACTAAACCAAATTCTTGCTGATCGCACAGGTCAACCACTAGAAGTTCTACAACGCGACACAGACCGCGACAACTTCATGACAGCAGAAAAAGCACTAGAATACGGCTTAATCGATAAAATTTTTACAAACCGTTAATTAATTTAAAGCGGAAGCGGCTCGTTCAGAATGTGAGGAGGATGGAGCTTCTGACAAAGAGGTGCTTTTTACCTCGGCGGAAGAAGCGAAGCCACCGAACATTCTAGCCGCTGAAGCTAGATATGCTTAAAAACGAAAGCGCCCTGTCAAACAGGGCGCTTTTTTATGTAGTAATTCGCATATTCGTTATACTCCGCCGAATATAACAAAAAAGCTATCGCACATTCGCGATAGCTTTTTACTGTACATATGCAGCTAACGCTTCTAGAGCTTCTTCTGCATCTGATCCCTCTGTTGTAATTGTTATCATGCTACCAGATCCAATTGCTAAGCTCATAATCCCCATTATGCTCTTTGCATTAACTGTCTTTCCATCTTTCTCGATGAAAATGTCAGAATGAAAACGATTTGCCTCTTGTACAAACAACGCAGCCGGACGTGCTTGTAAGCCGTTTTTTAATGAAACTTTAACCAATTTTTGAACCACAGCTCCATTTCCCCTTTAACCTCTTATTTTTTTGCTACTGTTTCCCCCGCGCGTAATTTCTCTGCAATTTCATCGATTTTACGCAAACGATGATTAATACCCGATTTACTAATTTTCCCCCCGGATACCATCTCACCTAACTCTTTCAACGTTACATCTTGATAGTTAATACGTAACTGCGCAATTTCTCTTAATTTATCTGGCAAAATATCAAGCCCAACCGTCTCATCAATGTAACGGATATTTTCAATTTGCCTTAGTGCTGCACCAATTGTTTTATTTAAATTGGCTGTTTCACAATTCACTAAGCGATTTACCGAATTACGCATGTCGCGAACAATGCGAATATCTTCAAATCTTAAAAGAGCATTATGTGCACCTATAATATTTAAAAACTCCGTAATTTTCTCC
The DNA window shown above is from Bacillus clarus and carries:
- a CDS encoding DUF421 domain-containing protein translates to MSHLPEWTLVILRSVFILIMLFAITKWLGKRQISQLSFFEYIAGMTIGDIAAQVSTGLDQKFFHGVFAILIFAAVPFFTGILSLKNKTARDFFEGKSTVLIKDGKVLEDNLKKEKYTSDELLELLRGKSAFNIADVEFAVLEPSGELNVLLKKDRQPLTAKDIGLKVPNEKETHTVIMDGNVLDEPLSASGHNRAWLHSELEKLGVVIENVFLGQVDSYGQLTIDIYNDKLQMPSPQNKPLLLASLKKCNADLELFSLETKSKAASEMYSKNAKQIENILNKVSYLLKE
- the clpP gene encoding ATP-dependent Clp endopeptidase proteolytic subunit ClpP; this translates as MNLIPTVIEQTNRGERAYDIYSRLLKDRIIMLGSAIDDNVANSIVSQLLFLESQDPEKDIHIYINSPGGSITAGMAIYDTMQFIKPQVSTICIGMAASMGAFLLAAGEKGKRFALPNSEVMIHQPLGGAQGQATEIEIAAKRILFLREKLNQILADRTGQPLEVLQRDTDRDNFMTAEKALEYGLIDKIFTNR
- a CDS encoding HPr family phosphocarrier protein, translating into MVQKLVKVSLKNGLQARPAALFVQEANRFHSDIFIEKDGKTVNAKSIMGIMSLAIGSGSMITITTEGSDAEEALEALAAYVQ